In Humulus lupulus chromosome 7, drHumLupu1.1, whole genome shotgun sequence, the following are encoded in one genomic region:
- the LOC133788342 gene encoding pentatricopeptide repeat-containing protein At1g56690, mitochondrial-like, with product MRLLFIPIRGYTTNVASSFNSLISRYARLGQIHNARKVFDEMPERNIVSWNSIVAGYFQNNQPGDARKLFDKMPERNLISWNALVSGYIKNGMLSEARKVFDSMPERNVVSWTTMVRGYVQEGMISEAESLFWQMPEKNVVSWTVMLGGLIQARRIDDAHRLFNEMPEKDMVARTNMIGGYCQEGRLIEARMIFDDMPCRNVVSWTTMISGYVQNQRVDVARKLFEVMPEKNEVSWTAMLMGYTQCRRIQEASELFKVMPIKSVIACNAMILAFGQNGEVDKARRVFDQTIEKNEVTWNGMIKVYERNGLELQALDLFASMQRHRVKLNFPSLITVLSVCANLASLDHGRQVHSQLLRSHFDHDVYVASVLITMYVKCGNLEKAKLVFDRFGEKDVVMWNSIITGYAQHGLGEEALQIFNAMCSLGLEPNDITFIGVLSACSYTGKVEEGLEIFETMKSKYLVEPRTEHYACMVDLLGRAGQVNEAMNLIKKMPVEADAIVWGSLLGACKTHMKMDLAEVAAKKLLQLEPTSSGPYILLSHMYATKGRWSDVEELRSGMRARSVSKSPGCSWIEVDKKVHMFTGGDSMGHPEHLMILRMLDRLGVLLREAGYCPDGTFVMHDVDEEEKVHSLRYHSEKLAVAYGLLKVPETMPIRVMKNLRVCGDCHSAIKLIAKVTGREIIIRDANRFHHFKDGLCSCKDYW from the coding sequence ATGCGGTTGTTATTCATCCCAATCAGGGGGTATACCACTAATGTTGCAAGTTCCTTTAATTCTCTTATTTCACGCTATGCCCGTCTCGGCCAAATTCATAATGCCAGAAAGGTCTTCGATGAAATGCCCGAGAGAAATATTGTGTCTTGGAACTCTATTGTTGCTGGTTACTTCCAAAACAATCAACCTGGGGATGCTCGTAAATTGTTTGATAAAATGCCTGAGAGGAATCTCATTTCTTGGAATGCGTTGGTTTCTGGGTATATCAAGAATGGAATGCTAAGTGAAGCTAGAAAAGTGTTTGATTCAATGCCTGAACGTAATGTGGTTTCGTGGACAACTATGGTTAGAGGGTATGTGCAAGAGGGTATGATTTCGGAGGCGGAGTCACTATTTTGGCAAATGCCTGAGAAGAATGTTGTGTCGTGGACAGTGATGCTGGGTGGCCTGATACAAGCTAGGCGTATTGATGATGCTCATCGGCTTTTCAATGAGATGCCGGAGAAAGATATGGTGGCAAGGACAAACATGATTGGCGGGTATTGTCAGGAAGGTCGTTTGATTGAGGCTAGGATGATTTTTGATGACATGCCATGTAGGAATGTCGTTTCTTGGACAACAATGATATCTGGGTATGTGCAGAATCAACGGGTGGATGTGGCGAGAAAGCTTTTTGAAGTGATGCCAGAGAAAAATGAGGTATCATGGACGGCAATGTTAATGGGTTACACTCAGTGTAGACGAATTCAAGAGGCTTCAGAACTTTTTAAGGTAATGCCAATCAAGTCAGTTATTGCTTGCAACGCAATGATACTTGCTTTTGGCCAAAATGGAGAGGTAGATAAAGCAAGAAGGGTATTTGATCAGACGATAGAGAAAAATGAAGTGACTTGGAATGGCATGATCAAGGTTTATGAAAGGAATGGTCTTGAATTGCAAGCACTTGATTTATTTGCTTCTATGCAGAGACACAGAGTTAAGTTAAATTTCCCATCTCTAATCACTGTGCTATCTGTTTGTGCTAACCTTGCAAGTCTTGATCATGGTAGACAGGTTCACTCTCAGTTGCTAAGATCCCACTTCGATCATGATGTATATGTTGCCTCGGTCTTGATCACAATGTATGTCAAATGTGGCAATCTTGAAAAGGCTAAACTGGTTTTTGACAGATTTGGTGAAAAGGATGTTGTTATGTGGAACTCTATTATTACGGGCTATGCACAGCATGGTTTAGGAGAGGAAGCTTTACAAATATTTAATGCGATGTGCTCTTTGGGCTTAGAGCCTAATGATATTACATTCATTGGAGTTCTTTCAGCATGTAGCTACACTGGAAAGGTTGAGGAAGGTCTTGAAATTTTTGAGACAATGAAAAGCAAATACCTTGTGGAGCCGAGAACAGAACACTATGCTTGCATGGTTGATCTGCTTGGTCGTGCAGGCCAGGTGAATGAGGCgatgaatttaattaaaaaaatgccAGTGGAAGCTGATGCTATTGTTTGGGGTTCCTTATTAGGTGCATGCAAAACTCATATGAAGATGGACTTAGCAGAAGTTGCAGCAAAGAAACTTCTACAACTTGAGCCTACGAGTTCTGGGCCTTACATTTTATTATCTCATATGTATGCAACCAAGGGTAGATGGAGTGATGTTGAAGAGCTAAGGAGTGGCATGAGAGCAAGAAGCGTGAGCAAATCACCTGGCTGTAGCTGGATTGAAGTTGATAAAAAAGTTCACATGTTTACTGGGGGAGATAGTATGGGACATCCGGAGCATTTAATGATCCTTAGAATGTTGGATAGATTAGGTGTATTGCTGAGGGAAGCTGGGTACTGTCCAGATGGTACCTTTGTGATGCACGATGTGGATGAAGAAGAGAAAGTTCATAGCCTTCGTTATCACAGTGAGAAGCTGGCAGTGGCATATGGACTGCTGAAGGTGCCAGAAACCATGCCTATTCGGGTGATGAAGAATCTTAGGGTTTGTGGCGATTGCCATTCTGCAATTAAATTAATAGCCAAAGTTACAGGGAGAGAAATAATTATAAGGGATGCTAATAGATTTCATCATTTTAAGGATGGACTGTGTTCCTGCAAAGATTATTGGTGA